From the genome of Oncorhynchus kisutch isolate 150728-3 unplaced genomic scaffold, Okis_V2 Okis09a-Okis19a_hom, whole genome shotgun sequence, one region includes:
- the LOC116360530 gene encoding MAPK-interacting and spindle-stabilizing protein-like, translated as MDYPGPNPDYPGPNMDYPGTNTDYPGPNMDYPGTNPDYPGQTWTTLGQTRTTLGQTWTTLGQTRTTPAKHGLPWAKPGLPRPNMDYPGPNPDYPGPNMDYPGTNTDYPGPNMDYPGTNPDYPGQTWTTLGQTRTTLGQTWTTLGQTRTTPAKHGLPWAKPGLPRPNMDYPGPNPDYPGPNMDYPGTNPDYPGPNPDYPGPNPDYPGPNERHPTVTLL; from the coding sequence atgGACTACcctgggccaaacccggactacCCTGGGCCAAACATGGACTACCCTGGGACAAACACGGACTACCCTGGGCCAAACATGGACTACCCTGGGACAAACCCGGACTACCCCGGCCAAACATGGACTACcctgggccaaacccggactacCCTGGGCCAAACATGGACTACCCTGGGACAAACCCGGACTACCCCGGCCAAACATGGACTACcctgggccaaacccggactacCCCGGCCAAACATGGACTACcctgggccaaacccggactacCCTGGGCCAAACATGGACTACCCTGGGACAAACACGGACTACCCTGGGCCAAACATGGACTACCCTGGGACAAACCCGGACTACCCCGGCCAAACATGGACTACcctgggccaaacccggactacCCTGGGCCAAACATGGACTACCCTGGGACAAACCCGGACTACCCCGGCCAAACATGGACTACcctgggccaaacccggactacCCCGGCCAAACATGGACTACcctgggccaaacccggactacCCTGGGCCAAACATGGACTACCCTGGGACAAACCCGGACTACCCTGGGCCAAACCCTGACTACCCTGGGCCAAACCCTGACTACCCTGGGCCAAACGAGCGCCACCCTACGGTCACTCTGTTGTAG